In Methanobrevibacter sp., the DNA window GAAACTGGACAAGCTACTTCCGTTGCAGATGCTCGTAAATACGCTGAAGAAAACGGATTGGTCTTACTTAAAGGTGAAGACATTATCAATAAATATTTAGAAGAATAGCTAATGAGTCTCATTGGACTTATCAGCTATATAATTTGCAATAAACTCTGTTATTTGCTTAATTTTATAGGAATTATAAATGCTGAATGCGACATATTTTCCGTCACGCATTTTAATTTCTAAACCATCTTTCACTTCTTTTGACATGCTTATATGAGATATTAAATTCCATGTAATTCTTAGATTTTTGCTTTTAAGCGCCTTTTCAATGTAGATTCCATCATCCTTGAACTTTACAATCTTAACTAAACGGCGGTTTTTATCAGATCCGATTTGGATATCACCATTTTCGTCAAATACGTAATCCGGAATCAGGCATGTTGCCTTCCAGCCCTGTTTCATTTTAGCCAAGACATGTGCCCTGTCCTTTTTTGTAAGCTTTACACCCTTTTCAGGGCTTAAATTAAGTGCCATTATATCACCTTACTTTTGATTTCATCGAATGAATAGATTTTATTGAACTCTACTTCACGAGCCATACTGATTATTTCATCGATATCTAGATTGTTTTCAATCAGGTCCATCGCATGTGATGTAAACAGTTCATATCTGATTTCAACTTCAGGAATGAATCCTCTCATATCTGCGGATTTTAGTTTTGGAAGCTTCAATACCTTTTTGACATTTGTATTGTTTTTGATATACGGCACCACATTGTCGAATATATTTTCATTGTATACCTTATTCAGCAAAATTGCCTCTACATCAACACCAAATTTTTCAAGCATATTTGCATGTGAAACCAAATCTATTGCCGCTGATTCAATTCCGCCTTTGTTTACACCTGAAGCCAGTATCATAGGGATATTTGATGACATTGCAATTTCTGCAGCGGAAAATGGTACCTTTTCGTTTAAAAGACCGGTAAATACACTCATAACTCCTTCAATAAGAACTATATCATAGTCTGATGAGTTGAGTTTCGCGACGGTAGATTCAATGTCCCTCCATCCGAGATGTCCAATTTTTATTGATGCGAACTCTTCCATTTTTCCTTTGGTCAGGTACAATCCAGGTATTATATCACGAACATCAGGTCCTACTTTTAAAAGAGCAACTTTATATCCTCTTTTTCTAAGTGCTCCTGCAAGTCCGGTCAGTATGAAAGTCTTTCCTGAGTCGGACCCGTTACTTCCAATCATCAGGTATTTAGGTTTTCCGGAGGTTTTAATTTCAGGAATGTCAATGTTAGTGTTGATTCCCACTTCACTTTGCAGGAATTTTTTGACCTCAAGA includes these proteins:
- a CDS encoding DJ-1/PfpI family protein — protein: MTKIGLAYVSGAVPGFEDFGNLPTDIVKENGLVNGVEASKELDALIIPGGTLIESNDINMPLNREIKKMARDGKPVIGICAGFQLLSNQIDIGRKSPVPIVKEGLGLIDVNFSPLITSDRVKAKVFDNSFLVKNQVEDVDGFHTHTYGKVEGDAKPLFYSKVQRMNYGDTNEKGDYNIFSGACNDDGNVIGTMIHGILDENPILVENLKEQIDIQDMDDIYNRNLEVKKFLQSEVGINTNIDIPEIKTSGKPKYLMIGSNGSDSGKTFILTGLAGALRKRGYKVALLKVGPDVRDIIPGLYLTKGKMEEFASIKIGHLGWRDIESTVAKLNSSDYDIVLIEGVMSVFTGLLNEKVPFSAAEIAMSSNIPMILASGVNKGGIESAAIDLVSHANMLEKFGVDVEAILLNKVYNENIFDNVVPYIKNNTNVKKVLKLPKLKSADMRGFIPEVEIRYELFTSHAMDLIENNLDIDEIISMAREVEFNKIYSFDEIKSKVI